Part of the Cuniculiplasma divulgatum genome, GACGCCAGATGCCATAGATGCCAGTGATCCTGAAACAAGCAGAGGTATTAGAAAAATAGTATCCTTCAATGATTCTGTGTACGTAAAAAATCCTGCAATCGCAACAAGGTCGATGAGAAATGTGATCTCTAGCTTAAAAATATTATTAAAAAAAGAAAAGTTCCATTTCTGTTCCAACTAAAACACCGGCAGGTCTCTTGCTTCTAAATTAATAAAAGCCTTCACCGTGTTGTGAAGGTTGAAAGTATTCAATAGGTTTAACTGAGATTCTGAAGGGTTTTCATTACTCTTGTGTGCATTGTGACCCGCTATTGGCTGAGAAACAATGGATGTTGCTGCTGTTCCGCTTGCAGTTCCATTTACCTGTATTCTAGCAAGCATTGTTGTTTGATGTACTTCACACCAGTAGGTGTAATTTCCTGGTTGGAAAAATATATAAGATTTAGAAACTGAATGCCCTGGAATCTGTGTTAACTCTCCGGTTGTTACTAGAGTTAGACCCGTCGCTGCATTTTCGTATGCAGTCAGTACGGTGCCTGGAACATATTTCTTATCCTTATTTATTGTGAATGTGTGTGGTAGATTGTCCTCCTCTATAATTGTAAAGCAGATCTTGTAGTCAAGGGGAAAATATAAAGTTGGGTTTATCGGACCATGAGAATAGTTCCATCCACTTGCATCTGCATAAATTGTTTGATCTATTGTTCCCTTCACCTTAAGTCCAGCCGGGTCTATCAGCCCCCCTCCAGAGGAAGTTGGTGCAGATAGAACAAATGTCAATGATAATCCGACCAGTAGAATTATAACAATCCCATATACTACTCCTAATTTTCCTTTATTCAAATTATTCACCTCCTACTGCCGATGGATTTCCAAGTGGTTCTGGCTCCTTATCCGGCGATGGCTCTTCATCATTGTATGTATCTTCGAATGCGTTGTTTGTCGTTGTGCTTGGCTCATCCAGCGTGGACTTAATGAGATTTGCAAGGAAGAACAGCTGACCTATTCCGATAATTACTCCACCTGCGATGGCAATATCCTGATAAACCTGGAATCTTGCAAAGTAGCCGGATACGTATCTAGGCATTCCTAGAAAACCTCCTATAGTCCATCCCATTGACATTATAAACGATCCAATTGCAGTTAATGCCATGTGCCAGGTTGCCAGGCGCTGATCGTACTTCCTACCTCTGGTTATTGTTGGCCACAACATATACACTGAAGCAAAGAGGATTCCAGTGGTTATTCCCATGAATATGAAATGGAAGTGACCTGTTACCCAGTAAGTTCCGTGTACCTGTATATTAACCACTAGCATTGATTGCATTACACCTGTTATTCCTCCAATGATAAAATCAAATATTCCGTTGACCACGAATAACATTGGTGTTGAAAGCCTTATTTTGTCCGCTGTCCACAGGGAAGCTATGTAATTGAATATGGTAATTGCTGACGGAATAACTACAAGGAATGAAGCTGTTGAGAAGAATAATCCCCACTGAAGACCAAATCCTGAATTTAGAAGATGATGCCCCCATACGAGTTCAGATAATGGCATCAGTAAGGCAAGACCAATAACACCAGAGGTATAACTGTATATCTTTTTTCCCGTGAACTTTGGTATAATTTCGTAAATCAATCCAAATTCTGGAAGAATTGCAATATAAACAATCGGATGTCCCCATATCCAGAATAGTTCTGCAAATGATAGTGGAGAGCTTGCTCCTGCTACACCTGTGAAGAATATAGGATTGAAGAAATCATAGAAGAGCATTACTAAAGCTGACATTAGAAAAGGTGCCGACGCAAGGAACATTAATAGTGTGAATAGAACGCTCCAGGCAAATAGTGGCATTTTTGTAAGTGGTACGTTGTCTCCACGATCCATTATGATCATTCTTATCACAACTATCGCAGCAATTGTTATGCCGATGAATATCATTTCCAGACCTATAACAGCCAGCCAGTTGTAAGCTCCAGCTCCGTAAGGGTTCAACTGAAGAGCAAGTGGAGGGTAAAAATACCATCTTGTGGATGTTCTTGATAAAAGTATGAATACACCTCCGAGAAGATATATCCAGAATGCAGTGGATGAAATTGACCCATATTTATCAGCCTTTACCTTTAGGAAAGAAGGCAGCAAATAATAGGCTATTCCCATTGCCCCCCCAAGTGCCCACATGTATATCATAAGTATTGAGTGTTCTGTTGTCAGAACGTCATAAAGCACTTCTCTTCCTGCAAAAAGGGTTGGATTTGGCTCAACCAGACTTACTCTCATCAGTAGCCCAAAAGATCCTGCAATGAAGAAGAATACAATTGCGCTCATGATATATCTCATTCCAATGCTCTTTGAGTCATTCAGAATAAAATTGTTTGGTGATAGGAAACCCCCCTTCCTTTTATTTTCTCTAAGATATGACCCATAGTCGTAATAATTATTTTCGTTTGCTGCAACATCCGCCTCTGTTTTTGCATTCAGGTACTTGTAATACATGAAGAAAAGAATTGCAAAACCTATTGAGAGTATTAAGGAAAGTTCAACAAGAAGTGTAGTTGATGACATTACTTAACCACCGTCAAATATCCTCTCATGAGGTAATGATCATATCCACAGTACTCCACACATTCGAATATAAATACACCCGTATGAACTGGTGTGAATGTTATTGTATTGTTTTGACCAGGTACTGCATAAATCTGGATGTCGAACTGAGCTATGTAAAGATCGTGTATAACTGCAAAATGATGAGAACCTTTCGAAGAACTCACAATTAAGGTATATGTTGTATTAACATGTATTGTCAATGAATCAGTACAGGTATGCGTCCCAGTGGCGTTTTCCTTTGTAAAGACCCAT contains:
- a CDS encoding cytochrome c oxidase subunit I — its product is MSSTTLLVELSLILSIGFAILFFMYYKYLNAKTEADVAANENNYYDYGSYLRENKRKGGFLSPNNFILNDSKSIGMRYIMSAIVFFFIAGSFGLLMRVSLVEPNPTLFAGREVLYDVLTTEHSILMIYMWALGGAMGIAYYLLPSFLKVKADKYGSISSTAFWIYLLGGVFILLSRTSTRWYFYPPLALQLNPYGAGAYNWLAVIGLEMIFIGITIAAIVVIRMIIMDRGDNVPLTKMPLFAWSVLFTLLMFLASAPFLMSALVMLFYDFFNPIFFTGVAGASSPLSFAELFWIWGHPIVYIAILPEFGLIYEIIPKFTGKKIYSYTSGVIGLALLMPLSELVWGHHLLNSGFGLQWGLFFSTASFLVVIPSAITIFNYIASLWTADKIRLSTPMLFVVNGIFDFIIGGITGVMQSMLVVNIQVHGTYWVTGHFHFIFMGITTGILFASVYMLWPTITRGRKYDQRLATWHMALTAIGSFIMSMGWTIGGFLGMPRYVSGYFARFQVYQDIAIAGGVIIGIGQLFFLANLIKSTLDEPSTTTNNAFEDTYNDEEPSPDKEPEPLGNPSAVGGE
- a CDS encoding cupredoxin domain-containing protein; amino-acid sequence: MNKKMKIEALWLIGVLVVLGAAAGLNIYTTGLPAFSIATKETPHTNINPNNHIIDVTGEQWAWVFTKENATGTHTCTDSLTIHVNTTYTLIVSSSKGSHHFAVIHDLYIAQFDIQIYAVPGQNNTITFTPVHTGVFIFECVEYCGYDHYLMRGYLTVVK
- a CDS encoding cupredoxin domain-containing protein, which encodes MNKGKLGVVYGIVIILLVGLSLTFVLSAPTSSGGGLIDPAGLKVKGTIDQTIYADASGWNYSHGPINPTLYFPLDYKICFTIIEEDNLPHTFTINKDKKYVPGTVLTAYENAATGLTLVTTGELTQIPGHSVSKSYIFFQPGNYTYWCEVHQTTMLARIQVNGTASGTAATSIVSQPIAGHNAHKSNENPSESQLNLLNTFNLHNTVKAFINLEARDLPVF